From a single Labrenzia sp. PHM005 genomic region:
- a CDS encoding NUDIX hydrolase, translating into METIKKLSRRTVYENRWMKVHEDQVQFPDGSNGIYGIVDKEDFALIIPRHADGRYQLVQQYRYPVEARYWEFPQGSWETKPGTNPEKVALGELEEETGYRAKSLTKLGHLFEAYGYSNQGMHVFLATELEVGQVNRDPGEQGMLTAAFSREEITRMIQSGEIKDAATVAALGLLMVAEQSGQ; encoded by the coding sequence ATGGAAACGATCAAAAAACTCTCCCGGCGAACGGTCTATGAAAACAGATGGATGAAGGTCCATGAGGACCAGGTTCAGTTTCCCGATGGTTCCAACGGCATCTATGGGATCGTCGATAAAGAAGATTTTGCGCTGATCATTCCGCGTCATGCGGACGGCCGGTATCAACTCGTGCAGCAGTACAGGTATCCGGTCGAAGCCCGGTATTGGGAGTTTCCTCAAGGATCCTGGGAAACGAAACCGGGAACGAATCCGGAAAAGGTTGCTCTAGGAGAGCTTGAAGAAGAAACCGGCTATCGGGCTAAGTCCCTGACCAAGCTTGGCCATCTGTTTGAGGCCTATGGTTATTCAAACCAGGGAATGCATGTCTTTTTGGCGACTGAGCTTGAGGTTGGCCAGGTGAACCGGGACCCCGGTGAGCAAGGCATGCTTACCGCGGCTTTCAGCCGGGAAGAGATCACCAGAATGATCCAGTCTGGCGAGATCAAAGATGCCGCAACTGTTGCCGCCCTCGGTCTCTTGATGGTTGCAGAGCAATCCGGGCAGTAA
- a CDS encoding calcium-binding protein, with protein MPNTNTPTDEDDYVSGTKGADVLTGGAGKDQFSFHTDYPNDFNRDTLDDGDRITDYEFEEEIDIVGVRLGSRDVTLEYDAANNQTRLKLDLDQDGTVDRTIILDGDKRGQLQVDANCCATPTTTIKINQAAQTSVTFVEPDQSSATMIDLENIGFHEGTEGLDIIFALAGADVVYAAGGADTIIGGDGDDTLNGGDGPDLLSGGTGNDTLNGDAGDDQLHGGDGDDTLNGGADNDYLAGEEGADTLNGGTGNDTLRGGADADTLTGGGGDDTFVFSPGDIAAGEKITDYEYGEKIDIGGISNANQVKLTANGTGSILEMDLDNDGTFETQLGLDSVTGGTIVVLPNEGGLRILNQQAGTNGHDKLYDTGVASYVVGGEGNDIYYAQGSVNDVYVDTCNDLIAVGDFGERDLLRDVEFVNFEDGLFALADYSCDPVTDTGPTEVFRFFNTETGTHFFTASAEEKDNVIANNELLSFEGAVFSTNANADTGIAVYRFFNSDSGTHFYTASAEERLNLIENSPSLNYEGIAYYAYAEDNGANTELFRFFNTDTGGHVYTANPEERDSINTTLPQFNDEGVAYYVDFV; from the coding sequence ATGCCTAACACAAATACACCGACGGATGAAGATGATTATGTATCTGGCACAAAGGGTGCGGATGTTCTTACCGGTGGGGCAGGTAAAGATCAATTCTCATTTCACACCGATTACCCGAATGACTTTAATCGCGACACGCTAGATGATGGCGACCGGATTACAGATTACGAATTTGAGGAGGAGATAGACATCGTTGGCGTGCGGCTCGGATCCCGGGACGTTACGCTTGAATACGATGCTGCCAACAATCAGACACGGCTCAAGCTTGACCTCGACCAAGACGGGACGGTTGACCGGACCATCATTCTTGACGGAGACAAGCGCGGTCAGCTGCAAGTCGATGCCAATTGTTGCGCGACCCCGACGACGACCATCAAGATCAATCAGGCCGCTCAAACCAGTGTGACGTTCGTCGAACCTGATCAATCCAGTGCGACGATGATCGACCTGGAAAATATCGGCTTTCACGAAGGCACCGAAGGTCTCGACATCATTTTTGCGCTTGCAGGAGCAGATGTCGTTTATGCTGCTGGAGGAGCCGACACGATCATCGGCGGCGATGGTGACGATACCTTGAATGGTGGCGACGGACCGGATCTCCTCAGCGGCGGGACCGGCAATGACACGCTGAATGGTGATGCCGGCGATGATCAGCTCCATGGCGGCGATGGCGACGATACCTTGAACGGCGGCGCGGACAATGACTACCTGGCCGGCGAGGAAGGGGCCGATACGCTGAACGGCGGCACCGGCAATGACACCCTTCGCGGCGGCGCCGATGCCGATACGCTGACCGGCGGCGGAGGAGACGACACCTTTGTGTTCTCGCCAGGAGATATCGCCGCAGGCGAAAAGATCACAGACTATGAATATGGCGAGAAAATCGATATCGGCGGGATCTCGAATGCGAACCAGGTCAAGCTGACAGCCAACGGCACTGGATCAATCCTCGAGATGGACCTTGATAACGACGGCACGTTCGAAACGCAGCTTGGGCTTGATAGCGTTACTGGCGGCACCATCGTTGTTCTTCCGAACGAAGGCGGCCTGCGCATTTTGAATCAGCAAGCCGGCACAAACGGCCACGACAAACTGTATGACACCGGCGTTGCCTCTTATGTGGTCGGCGGTGAAGGCAATGACATCTATTACGCCCAAGGGTCCGTCAATGACGTCTATGTCGACACATGCAATGACCTGATTGCAGTCGGTGATTTCGGTGAGCGCGACCTTCTGCGCGATGTCGAGTTTGTGAACTTTGAAGATGGCCTGTTTGCACTTGCGGATTACAGCTGTGATCCGGTTACCGACACGGGACCTACGGAAGTCTTCCGCTTCTTCAATACCGAAACCGGCACACACTTTTTCACCGCCAGCGCGGAAGAAAAGGACAATGTGATCGCCAACAACGAATTGTTGAGCTTTGAAGGCGCCGTTTTCAGCACAAACGCTAATGCCGATACCGGCATCGCCGTCTACAGGTTCTTCAATTCGGACTCAGGCACACACTTCTACACCGCAAGCGCAGAAGAGCGTTTGAACCTCATCGAAAACAGTCCGTCGCTCAACTACGAAGGCATTGCATATTACGCGTATGCGGAAGACAACGGCGCCAACACCGAGCTGTTCCGGTTCTTCAACACGGATACCGGTGGGCATGTTTACACCGCTAATCCGGAAGAACGCGACAGCATCAACACCACTCTGCCGCAGTTCAATGATGAAGGCGTTGCCTACTACGTCGACTTCGTCTGA